The following proteins are co-located in the Apium graveolens cultivar Ventura chromosome 5, ASM990537v1, whole genome shotgun sequence genome:
- the LOC141724219 gene encoding uncharacterized protein LOC141724219, translating to MSCIMGPDVEIKGRLNDMVGLDGEKEGGAFREPVAKNMICASNFQDDIFDLESPMHEQAEQDNLVEKSGVNETECAHLRGNPQEGDASQDITENSSSFGTTVPGDGDDDSLSDSEVMSKLLDNGLSEHYRMRKKKLTSHWRTFIQPYMWRCRWAELQIRRLLYQASKYDLQAEAISRRNQQTSEDLTVNETGAKSPSISGAIRRENFMERRKRKRLEDSTDTAAYMEKHNLFSYIGSRRTSTNIASINNWETLGISMDKKINVGLMLGPSDESASLDFRNEDNSWEQILWNIEVLQSHLSGLKTRFKMLQSENTTEINSADMLKLCNALTGFPQSNASTSEGKKPVRSSSVASQLMPKCGMSGSAISTHGEPAYLADMIKCNDERHNPKPCENEGNGHLTYNSTAKDLNNKVKVEIPPTEKLGTSKEEQANTVPSVPVPADDQPTSKIRSLSKLTSQNNRRKRGRRKAGKWNCRS from the exons ATGAGTTGCATTATGGGTCCTGATGTGGAGATTAAAGGAAGATTAAACGACATGGTTGGTTTGGATGGTGAGAAGGAAGGAGGGGCTTTTAGAGAACCAGTAGCTAAGAATATGATCTGTGCTAGTAATTTCCAGGATGACATTTTTGACTTGGAATCTCCAATGCATGAACAAGCTGAGCAAGATAACTTGGTTGAGAAGTCTGGGGTTAATGAAACGGAATGTGCACATCTAAGAGGCAATCCTCAAGAAGGAGATGCATCGCAGGACATAACTGAGAATTCAAGCTCTTTTGGTACTACTGTGCCGGGAGATGGGGATGACGATTCTTTGAGCGATTCTGAAGTTATGTCGAAACTACTTGACAATGGATTAAGCGAACACTATCGAATGAG GAAGAAGAAATTGACATCTCACTGGAGAACATTTATACAGCCTTATATGTGGAGGTGTAGATGGGCCGAACTGCAAATTAGGAGACTACTGTACCAAGCTTCAAAGTATGACTTGCAAGCTGAGGCAATTAGCAGAAGGAATCAGCAAACTTCAGAGGACTTGACGGTTAATGAAACTGGTGCAAAGTCGCCATCAATTTCTGGCGCCATACGAAGAGAAAATTTCATGGAgcgaagaaaaagaaaaaggttGGAGGATTCAACTGACACAGCAGCATACATGGAAAAACATAACTTGTTCTCTTATATTG GGAGTAGGAGGACTAGCACCAATATTGCCTCTATAAATAATTGGGAAACTCTAG GTATTTCAATGGACAAGAAAATCAATGTTGGCTTGATGCTTGGGCCTAGTGATGAGTCAGCATCTCTCGATTTCAGAAATGAAGATAATTCCTGGGAACAAATACTTTGGAATATTGAAGTCTTACAGTCACATCTTAGTGGTCTCAAGACCAGATTTAAAATGTTACAGAGTGAAAACACTACAGAGATCAATTCTGCTGATATGTTGAAGTTATGTAATGCATTAACTGGCTTTCCCCAAAGTAATGCTTCTACGAGTGAGGGGAAAAAACCGGTACGATCATCAAGTGTTGCATCTCAGCTTATGCCCAAATGTGGTATGTCCGGAAGTGCTATATCAACTCATGGAGAGCCGGCTTATCTTGCTGATATGATTAAATGCAACGATGAGCGCCATAACCCCAAACCATGTGAAAAT GAGGGGAATGGACATTTAACATATAATAGCACTGCAAAAGATCTGAATAACAAGGTGAAAGTTGAGATTCCACCCACTGAGAAGCTTGGGACATCAAAGGAAGAGCAGGCCAACACTGTTCCCTCAGTTCCTGTTCCCGCAGATGATCAGCCTACTTCAAAAATACGTTCCCTGTCAAAGCTCACATCCCAAAATAATAGAAGAAAGAGGGGTCGACGGAAGGCTGGTAAGTGGAACTGTAGATCCTAA
- the LOC141660227 gene encoding secreted RxLR effector protein 161-like, with protein sequence MKDLGRTRFRLGIQVDHLSSGIFVNQSNYTEKILDRFYMDKTHPLTTPMVVRSLEVEKDPFRPRKQDEETLGPEVPYLSAIGAIMYLANNTRPDIAFAVNLLARFSSEPTKRNWDGIKHIFRYLRGTIDPGLFFPNNSRSRLVGYGDAGYMSDAHFGRSQTGYLFTYCDTAISWKSIK encoded by the coding sequence atgaaagatcttggaaggacaaGATTTCGTTTAGGTATACAGGTGGATCACTTATCTTCAGGAATATTTGTTAATCAATCAAACTAcactgaaaagattcttgatcGGTTCTACATGGACAAAACTCATCCACTAACCACACCAATGGTTGTTCGATCACTCGAGGTTGAAAAAGATCCGTTCCGTCCTAGAAAACAAGATGAAGAGACTCTTGGACCTGAAGTTCCATATCTCAGTGCAATTGGCGCTATCATGTATCTTGCAAACAACACACGACCTGATATTGCATTTGCAGTGAACCTGTTGGCAAGATTTAGTTCTGAACCTACTAAAAGGAATTGGGATGGAATAAAACATATATTCAGATATCTTCGAGGGACAATCGATCCTGGACTATTCTTCCCAAACAATTCAAGATCACGGCTAGTTGGATATGGAGATGCTGGATACATGTCAGATGCTCATTTTGGGCGATCACAAACAGGTTACCTATTTACATATTGTGATACTGCTATCTCTTGGAAGTCTATAAAATAG